From Miscanthus floridulus cultivar M001 chromosome 15, ASM1932011v1, whole genome shotgun sequence, the proteins below share one genomic window:
- the LOC136508688 gene encoding uncharacterized protein gives MSGGGDGGDKEAFFHCLDRVPSGLHLDADFPSDDDDDEDDVRVSFTSAAGDQNFKSFRRYQSPVLMDDDEEEEEEEEEDTSKYDMWMSDEPMSIQERRRRLHQGLGMASSRDLALRRHSMKKRPADVPRIMSRSVSRPKPPPSPIPPIAASSAAANVPSTTAASQAVAAAAPRPAKEAITRRRSDSNLVVVRDGASVSAKPPSQQPLRRVRSLPARHDAAARVSGTTIVGKAQAVASRDLPVVPTPAAAAPADKGSKGDGDEGSSNKNRDSEKEQVAVVAATTPKDVSSSTQSGVLGLDEIEKFIGNTPIMKLMRRGTSQHQPAPLPAGVPPKADKAAGSKKKGGWLKNIKSVAIGFMQDKDTNAKSGVASSTAAAVPKSVSTTNASAGAAPPASASERQKVHQYGKSSKELTGLYMCQEIQAHEGSIWSIKFSADGRRLASAGEDSVVRVWQVVETSAPPCSLAAMDGKSGPLAPLPAPGAADGSSALASTMSKKSTNKGKSGGRDALPEHLVVPDKVFALAEQPACVLEGHQDDVLDLTWSKSDQLLSSSMDKTVRLWDTESKACLKTFAHSDYVTCIQFNPVDDRYFISGSLDAKVRLWSIPDRQVVDWTDLNEMVTAVSYTPDGQGAIIGSHKGSCRLYKTAGCKLSAEAQIDIQAKKRKAQAKKITGFQFAPGNPAEVLVTSADSQIRVFDGVTMVQKFRGFKNTSSQITAAYTSDGRYAVCASEDSNVYLWRTARVPPAGAIGIGMKPKTWCTIRSYENFYCKDVSAAVPWTQSPPPPGAGDGSPTGGSPVHGASCNDESCSVATKPEGSDASNSAGGGGKGDSGNAWGLVVVTASLGGEIRVYQNFGMPFRIKGQGNLFY, from the exons ATGAGCGGTGGTGGCGACGGCGGCGACAAGGAGGCCTTCTTCCACTGCCTGGACCGTGTGCCTTCCGGCCTGCACCTCGACGCCGACTTCCCttccgatgacgacgacgacgaggacgacgtcCGTGTCTCCTTCACCTCCGCCGCGGGCGAtcagaacttcaagagcttccgCCGGTACCAGTCGCCCGTGCTGatggatgatgacgaggaggaggaggaggaggaggaggaggacacgtCCAAGTACGACATGTGGATGTCCGACGAGCCCATGTCcatccaggagcgccgccgccgcctgcaccAGGGGCTCGGGATGGCCAGCAGCCGGGACCTCGCGCTGCGCCGGCACAGCATGAAGAAACGCCCCGCCGATGTCCCGCGGATCATGTCCCGGAGCGTGTCGAGGCCAAAGCCACCACCGTCGCCGATCCCACCCATCGCCGCCTCGTCGGCCGCTGCCAACGTACCGAGCACTACCGCAGCGTCGCAGGCGGTGGCGGCTGCTGCGCCGCGGCCGGCGAAGGAGGCCATTACGAGGCGGCGCTCGGACAGCAACCTTGTCGTCGTGCGAGACGGCGCGTCGGTCTCGGCGAAGCCACCGTCGCAGCAGCCCTTGCGACGCGTTCGTTCCTTGCCGGCTCGGCACGACGCCGCTGCCCGCGTTAGCGGCACGACTATCGTCGGGAAAGCGCAAGCCGTGGCTTCGCGCGACTTGCCTGTCGTGCCGACGCCAGCAGCGGCTGCGCCAGCGGATAAAGGCAGCAAAGGCGACGGCGACGAGGGGAGCAGCAATAAGAATCGGGACAGCGAGAAGGAGCAggtcgccgtcgtggccgccaccACGCCCAAGGACGTTTCGTCGAGCACCCAGTCGGGCGTGCTGGGGCTGGATGAGATCGAGAAGTTCATCGGCAACACCCCGATCATGAAGCTCATGCGGCGTGGCACGAGCCAGCACCAGCCCGCGCCGCTGCCTGCCGGCGTGCCACCCAAGGCCGACAAGGCCGCCGGCAGCAAGAAGAAGGGCGGCTGgctcaagaacatcaagtccgTGGCCATAGGGTTCATGCAGGACAAGGATACAAACGCCAAGTCGGGCGTCGCGTCGTCCACGGCGGCTGCCGTGCCCAAGTCGGTCTCCACCACCAACGCCTCCGCGGGGGCCGCGCCGCCGGCCTCGGCGTCCGAGCGGCAAAAGGTGCACCAGTACGGCAAGTCGAGCAAGGAGCTCACCGGGCTCTACATGTGCCAGGAGATCCAGGCGCACGAGGGGTCCATCTGGAGCATCAAGTTCAGCGCGGACGGGCGGCGGCTGGCCAGCGCCGGCGAGGACAGCGTGGTGCGCGTGTGGCAGGTGGTGGAGACCAGCGCCCCGCCGTGCTCGCTGGCGGCGATGGATGGAAAGTCGGGCCCGCTGGCCCCGCTGCCAGCCCCTGGCGCGGCCGACGGGTCGTCGGCGCTGGCCTCCACCATGTCCAAGAAGTCGACCAATAAGGGGAAGAGCGGCGGCAGGGACGCGCTCCCCGAGCACCTCGTCGTCCCGGACAAGGTGTTCGCGCTCGCCGAGCAGCCGGCGTGCGTCCTCGAGGGCCACCAGGACGACGTGCTGGACCTCACCTGGTCCAAGTCCGATCAG CTGCTGTCGTCGTCGATGGACAAGACGGTGCGGCTGTGGGACACGGAGAGCAAGGCGTGCCTCAAGACGTTCGCGCACAGTGATTACG TGACTTGCATTCAGTTCAACCCAGTGGACGACCGGTACTTCATCAGCGGGTCGCTGGACGCCAAAGTGCGGCTGTGGAGCATCCCGGACCGGCAGGTCGTCGACTGGACGGACCTCAACGAGATGGTCACCGCGGTCTCCTACACCCCTGACGGCCAG GGAGCGATCATCGGCTCGCACAAAGGGAGCTGCCGGCTGTACAAGACAGCAG GCTGCAAGCTTAGCGCAGAGGCGCAGATCGATATCCAGGCCAAGAAGCGCAAGGCGCAAGCGAAGAAGATCACCGGATTCCAG TTTGCTCCGGGGAACCCTGCCGAGGTGCTGGTCACATCTGCCGACTCCCAGATCCGTGTCTTCGACGGCGTCACCATGGTCCAAAAATTCAGAG GTTTCAAGAACACGAGCAGCCAGATCACGGCCGCCTACACCTCGGACGGGCGGTACGCCGTGTGCGCGAGCGAGGACTCGAACGTCTACCTGTGGCGGACCGCCCGGGTGCCGCCGGCCGGGGCCATCGGCATCGGCATGAAGCCCAAGACGTGGTGCACCATCCGCTCCTACGAGAACTTCTACTGCAAGGACGTGTCCGCCGCGGTCCCCTGGACGCAGTCGCCGCCTCCGCCGGGCGCCGGCGACGGCAGCCCCACCGGCGGAAGCCCGGTGCACGGCGCGTCCTGCAACGACGAGTCGTGCAGCGTCGCCACCAAGCCGGAGGGCAGCGACGCGAGCAACAGCGCCggtggcggcggcaagggcgacAGTGGCAACGCGTGGGGCCTGGTGGTGGTGACGGCGAGCCTGGGCGGGGAGATCAGGGTGTACCAGAACTTTGGGATGCCGTTCAGAATCAAAGGGCAGGGCAATCTCTTCTATTGA
- the LOC136508835 gene encoding uncharacterized protein, which yields MAAPFRALPPGVYFNPTAEECVRDYIKPWAAGVPPLTDRVICDVDVYSDSPGALLLGREPGFSREFDHKWLMLSHCGGRGKTAAGRGKRVVATGGSWQSEQTPKGVVGTADGEDGEDEDEQPHGGRRRSFGFYVGKNGRKRGEKTPWLMEEFTALEDGHGGGDGTFVVFCRIYLSPRLEKEDKEKKRQILGDDMVAFDRNGKLKPVRVVVSPELFGAVAQGQGPAPPRVLGFQQAQPARRVLGHQQGEPPTPSLSPRFFGYQQGQPAAPPLLRLLGHQHGQAAATPAVLGDHHGRAMLPWGVPAHHHGHAAAALHQRFLGYRQGQAAVQGGPDEYCGTAVQPQLLHVLDPCYNQEASPSVRLVDPQQSKVMTHTEKKPRLAYGSPPPPPQSLDSGPSSCVVHISPSQEQGVVIQIHDDNQCSAEPVAPTLPPQEIPVTATAGSAEAEPPCDASAPAPAELADDAGKAGAEPMLDPGIYMNLVEFEPFSDAVPDFLVHGEFNPPYDDDPPPPPGFDEFQSVEFGVVFDDLVK from the coding sequence ATGGCGGCGCCATTCCGGGCGCTTCCGCCGGGCGTCTACTTCAACCCGACGGCGGAGGAGTGCGTGCGCGACTACATCAAGCCGTGGGCCGCGGGCGTGCCGCCGCTGACCGACCGGGTCATCTGCGACGTGGACGTCTACAGCGACAGCCCCGGCGCGCTGCTACTGGGGCGCGAGCCGGGCTTCTCGCGGGAGTTCGACCACAAGTGGCTCATGCTCAGCCACTGCGGCGGCCGCGGCAAGACGGCGGCAGGCCGCGGGAAGCGCGTAGTCGCCACGGGCGGAAGCTGGCAGTCGGAGCAGACGCCTAAGGGCGTCGTCGGTACCGCGGACGGTGAGGacggcgaggacgaggacgagcagCCCCACGGCGGTAGGAGGCGCTCCTTCGGCTTCTACGTCGGCAAAAATGGGAGGAAGAGGGGAGAGAAGACGCCGTGGCTCATGGAGGAGTTCACCGCCTTGGAGGACGGACACGGCGGAGGCGACGGGACCTTCGTGGTGTTCTGCAGGATCTACCTCTCGCCGCGCCTGGAAAaggaggacaaggagaagaagcgGCAGATCCTCGGGGACGATATGGTCGCCTTCGACCGCAACGGCAAATTGAAGCCGGTCAGGGTCGTGGTGTCGCCGGAATTGTTCGGTGCGGTCGCCCAAGGGCAGGGCCCAGCGCCGCCGCGCGTTCTTGGATTTCAGCAAGCCCAGCCAGCGCGGCGCGTTCTTGGACATCAGCAAGGTGAACCGCCAACGCCATCGCTATCGCCGCGCTTTTTTGGATATCAACAAGGCCAGCCCGCGGCTCCGCCACTGCTGCGCCTTCTTGGACACCAACACGGGCAGGCCGCTGCGACGCCAGCCGTTCTTGGAGATCACCATGGCCGGGCCATGCTGCCGTGGGGCGTTCCTGCTCATCACCatggccacgccgccgccgcgctccaTCAGCGATTTCTTGGTTACCGACAAGGCCAGGCCGCCGTGCAGGGCGGTCCAGATGAATACTGCGGCACCGCCGTGCAGCCGCAGCTGCTGCACGTTCTTGATCCATGTTACAACCAGGAAGCCTCGCCGAGCGTCCGTCTTGTTGATCCCCAGCAAAGCAAGGTGATGACCCATACGGAGAAGAAGCCGCGGCTGGCGTAcggttcgccgccgccgccgcctcagaGCTTGGACAGCGGGCCGTCGAGCTGCGTGGTCCATATTTCCCCGTCCCAAGAACAAGGCGTCGTGATCCAAATCCACGACGACAACCAATGcagcgcagagcccgtggcccCTACACTGCCCCCGCAAGAGATCCCTGTGACGGCCACGGCGGGGTCGGCCGAAGCCGAACCCCCGTGCGACGCGTCGGCCCCTGCaccggcggagctcgccgacgacGCGGGGAAGGCAGGCGCAGAGCCGATGCTTGATCCTGGCATCTACATGAACTTGGTGGAATTTGAGCCATTTAGTGATGCCGTGCCGGACTTCCTGGTGCACGGTGAGTTCAATCCCCCGTACGACGacgacccgccgccgccgccgggcttcGACGAGTTTCAATCGGTGGAATTCGGCGTAGTGTTTGATGATTTGGTAAAATAG